The window TAGCTTAgcaaaattatgatatgatacttTTCTTTTGAGTTGTGACAAACATCAGAAACGACCTTAGGGCTATACTTGTTCTTCGTTTGAAGTATGTATTGGTCATCAATTTTGGCATTTTGAATTTACTTGCATAATTTATTCATCAGCTGAGAGGCAATGTGCTGCAATCAGAGCTCTCCGGGATGTTGAAATCGAACGTTTTAGCACTATGCTGCAGTTACTTCGTTCTTATTTCAGTGAAGACCAGTTGCAGATTCCTGTATTGCAGTTTTTCGATGAAAAACTAACGAACCTAACCCTTGAAAAGACTGGAGAGGATGGCCAGTATGAAGTGAAATCGAAAGGGGAAGCTGTGGATGTGGACCATGGTGATAAAAGAACATTACATGCTGCTCTTCTACGTCGCTTGTCATTAGCTTATCCTGAATTCTCCTCAGGGATTCCTTCTCTATGCggcttcaaattttcaaatcaagCTGGTATTGAGAAATCGTCTctttaaagtttaaactaGATGACCCGATCTTCCGACCTTTCTCTACATGTATAGCTGGTGATGTTTTATCATTATGTCGCAGTGAAAACAAGCCTTTTTGCTGCTGATAAACTAGAGACCAGGAGTCTCGTATGCCCTGTTCTTTAATGCTTCCTCGATAAATTATtcattactattatttatctGTGTTTTATCAGTTGCTTGAGATAggtaaggccattatttgctTTTTGTTAGCTGTTAGATACTCATCTCTGCTAACCTCTGTTAAAATTTTCAGGTTTTTGACGAGCCATCACAACCACAAATGCTAGAACTGAAGGATAACCTGCATACTCCAAATGTATGTAAATGTTTGTCATTATGACATAATAATATGTGGTAATCTTTGCTTATTGATGTAAAATTAGTAGTTACTCCATATTTGCTATCTCAGATTTCTGCATCTGAGTTAACTTCTCATTGATAATGTAACTTCTCATTGGTAATGTAACTACAGGTTAGTAACCATCGATTGTCAGTTGGGGTAACCCCCAAAACCACGAGGTTTCCAAAGTCTGGCGAGATGCTTCTGTCAATACGTGGCTCACCCCTCGGTGTCTTCAAGGAAGATAACATGGAAACTATAAAAGGTATGAGTTTCTTCACGAACAGATTATGTGAAACTCAAATTTTTGCAATGGGTCTGGTCTAAGTGGCTAAGCTTGAACACCAATAGTCTCTCCGTAGCGAGAGGTATATGGTTTGACTATGTTTCAACTAATTTGGGCATGGCCTAGTTTGTACTAGCTTGGTTGTTCAAATCTTTTCTATCGTATTATAGAGAGTGGAGATGGTTGAACTGCCGGACCCAAGACGAAGCATTTCAGTGACTTCAAGCGAGGTAAACGCTACATGTAAATTAGCTGAACTTTCTACCCGAGTCATCCctgttaattttttgttttcttgctGCTTGTCTAAAACGGATTTGTGGTAGTCTTAGAATTTTGTAGTTTATTCGTAATATTAATACTTTAtcaaatctttaaaataattatactactaacTTTGTGcctaaaatagtactcctagaCTCCTAGTAGCTGTGAAATATAAAAGGTaatccttaaatcatgtgtaTTAATCTTCTTCATTATCTGATTATAACTGGTCCTTTTCTGGAAAATGTAGTCTGAAAATTCAGAACttatttaaaatcatgtaaaaagATCACGTTTTCATTTCCAGTGAAGAGAACCTTGCACAAATATCCATTTCTTAACATGTACCAGATCTCGCaggttttttaatttatagttggattttttattaataaagtaataatttGAAAGGTAGTTTAGCAATACATCGCATCTTAGCAAATATTTGGATGCATCCCATTATTAATTGCTTCATATGAAACATGTAATCGATCACATTTAAAAACTCTGGTACCTAATTGTCATAAGGAATTCGGTTGTAACCGATTTTGCAATAGAATCTCAGCTCAGCtcaatttgaaaaatcaatattgACCTAATTAAGGTTTAGGAAACGACTTCTCCATAGTTGACTTTTAATACATGaacaatatatacatataccgATCAATTATGATAcgatataaattattaaaataaagatggTTGACATCAAGAATGAATTATAAAGATGCATGCAcatgaaaatatatacacaGTCATATTCAAATTGGACCTtccttgattaatttattaacaaGTCAACGAACGCACTACATAACTTAGTCCTCtgaaatactatttttaaGGACATAAAAATCGAGACGCAATTATTTGCAttggaaattttataaaataacaataatttaggatgaaaaaaaaaatgtttataaattaaGGATAGATTAACttaatcttttgctttttaggGACGCTTTCATTTGCGTTCTCTAATTTCAGTTGCGACACTAACAATGACGTTTTTTGAAGCGTTGAtggtatatttagaaacataaatttagcgtccttaattgcattaaaagtTCCCTTaacgattttttttgttgaagtgATGGAATTTTATGCAAGTCCATCTTTCAAGTGCTACAATTTTATGTAAGGACAAAATATCTTTGCAGGACATTTGAGTATCATACAGATCTGTCAAACATGGAGTTAAGTTTCTTACCTATCAGATTCAAAGCGTGTCGATCGAATCTGTTGATTGGCAGTTTTCAAAGGaagaatatataaatgcaGACATATGTAAGTATGAATTGGcatattgaatttttcttttttggtttaatgGCGAATCCAAAAGGAAGTATTGACGGCAGCATTtggacatatatatataccaccTACACAGCTGCACTGGTCGATTTTTCAAACACAAAGtcttagtattaattttttttacgaTATATGCAAGGAAAAGTTCTAAATTCTAAGtaattattattctattatggaaaatggtaaaagaatttattcataatcgAATTATGATATTGAATGTTTCTTTATATGAATACAACTTGACAGGAAGAAATGAACTTTAGAAAACGAGGGCCGGCCAGCTCAAGTGTGAAAATGAACCACAAaatggagaagaaaaagtaaatagaaaTTTAGGCATGTTTGAAAGCTACATCAATGGAGCTAGTCCCATGTGATTGGAAActtgaaaatgtaaaattactttcaaattattctttatttccAAAAGATTATTGGTATTAAAATCACGAATACAGTCGAATTCTAATATTTCTATTAAGTTTAAAGCAGAtgaaaaaattttaactttGACCTTGTAGTTAACTGCTCACAAAAATGACTCTGACCAATGAATTCTGGCATGGGTTAGTGTTACGAACCTAAGAGACTAGTATTTTAGTATGAGTCCTCTTAGTTATATACTATTGATCATTTCATTGAGAGCCAAGCAACTCAGAATGGTGATCCAATCTGATCGTAACTATAAGAACGTATAACAGTTGACTCAGAAGCAGTACCCAACGAAATAGCAGTCTGACAAAGAACT is drawn from Salvia hispanica cultivar TCC Black 2014 chromosome 6, UniMelb_Shisp_WGS_1.0, whole genome shotgun sequence and contains these coding sequences:
- the LOC125195680 gene encoding uncharacterized protein LOC125195680, with the translated sequence MATKRGRPRKKPRGEEQNRNDKIASLKEKDEAFDNYEAERQCAAIRALRDVEIERFSTMLQLLRSYFSEDQLQIPVLQFFDEKLTNLTLEKTGEDGQYEVKSKGEAVDVDHGDKRTLHAALLRRLSLAYPEFSSGIPSLCGFKFSNQAVKTSLFAADKLETRSLVFDEPSQPQMLELKDNLHTPNVSNHRLSVGVTPKTTRFPKSGEMLLSIRGSPLGVFKEDNMETIKESGDG